The genomic window GGAGGTTTCGAGGGACGCGATCCGCGCGCGGAGCGTCTCGATCTCGGAGAGCGATGCTGTGCCGGAAGACTTGAGGGTTTGCAGTTCATTTTCGAGAGACCGCCGGGCGGTTTCTGGGATAGACATCACGCGTCAGCCTCCCCACGCACGCGCTTGGAAGCAGCCCGTGGAGGAAGAGCGCCTCACCTTCAGTCTGCAGTTTCTGCCGCAGCTCTTCGACCTCCTTGAGGGCCTTGTCGCTGGTGGCCTTGAATTGCTCGCATCTCGACTCTGCGCCTCTGATCGCGCCTTCCAACTCGACACCTAGCTGGAACTTGTCCTGCTCGAGGTCGCGGAGCTTGGACACAATCGCTGCAAGCACGGATGCGACGAGCTCAGCGGTCGGCGCGCTCACTGCCGTGTTGAGGTCGTTCTCGGGCACACCGGCGTGGGTTGACAAATAACCCAAGTCGACCTCAACCGCCGCCATCGTGTTTCGAGAGCTGATCGTCTCAGCGCATAAGTAGGAGAGATGGAGCGAACCGTCCAAAATGGCAGCGGGGACCCAGGCGATGGAATGGGCTTCACAGCAGGCGCGCGATTGTTCTGGGGTTGCTTCCTTTGAGGGCGGCTGCGAAAGGAAGGAGGCTTCGAGTTGGACCTGTCCCGTCGAAACAACGAAGCTGCAGCAACTGTTTTCGGCAAAGAACCGCTCCAGCAGCGAGCTGGCGCGCGGCTGCCAATCAGCAAAGCAACACTTCATGTGGGGCGCTCGGCTGCTTGTGTGGGTCTGTGACACAAAGGCGTGGCAGGGGGGCTTAGAGTGGTCCGTGCGTTGCTAGCAGCCTCACTTTCCTCCATTCTGCGAAGCTAATCCGTCCTGCCAACTCGCTTTCCACCGGCATTGCTGAGCCGTCGTATACTTTGTAAGGATGCTTTCCAAACAAACCCCCATCCTGACTTGGTATTTCCTGCACGAATCTACAAGAATGCACTTTCGGCACTGCCGCCTATAGCACTCAGCCTCCGAGCACACCAACCATGTTCCATGGTCTATGCCAGTCACTCTCCATGGTTGCATAAGCCCTGTTCAACTCCTTTTCGCCCGCATTGCACAAAGTGATACAGATCTCGCGTGGTCGTGTGTCGTCTGGGTCTTCGACGTGAAAGCGCGGCAGGCTACAAGAATTGCTGCTATAGCGAAGGCTTCAATAAGCCCGGAAGACGGCCACAATCCTGACGGCAGCGCAGCGAATCTGGACTGGAAATTGACCTCCTTCACAAAACCACTAACTGGTATCACATCCTTATCGCAAAACGCCGCTCCTCCCTGTTCAATCACACATGCACGCTCCACGGCCGGCACGACAACCCATGAACCGCAAACCCGCATCACCTCTGCGGCATCCCGTGCGAGCCCCCGTCCATCTCATGGAACGCCGGCACCGGTCCGGACTGCCACGATGACTGCGGCTGGGCAGGTGATTGCGTCTGCTGCCCATaagcggcggaggcggtggcaccaggcggcggcgcgccggcgggatAGTGCTGGTACACTTGCATTTGTTGAGGGCGGGGGGATCCAGggtacggcggcggcggagaagaaCTGTATTCGGATCGGTTGAGGTTGGCTGCGTAAGACTGGGCTCCTTGGCCCTGAAGCTCAGACtggttcggcggcggagaagaaCTGTATTCGGTCTGGTTGAGGTTGGTTGCGTAGAACGGGGCTCCTTGGCCCTGGAGCTCCGACTGGTTTGGCGGCGGTGTCGCGAACGCGGCGGTCTGGCCGTACAGCTCGGGCCGGTTCGGCTGCGGGGCGCCTTGTCCGTAAAGCTCGGGGGCGTTTGGCACGGGCCGGGaaggcgccgctgcggcggctgcggtggCCGCTTGGCCCAGCAGCTCCGGGCGGTTGGGCATGGGCGGGTACGGCGCCGACTGGCCGCTCAGCTCGGCTtggttcggcggcggggtggatGTGGTGGCGTGGGCGGAGACCGGCGAAACGTTGTCCACGCGCGCAGgcacggcgccgggctggggCGTGCTCTGGGACGGGCGCGACGGGaacggcacggcggcggcggccgagtcgCTGGGCAGCTCGGATTTGCCGTTGAAGGGGAGAAGTCCAGCGCCTGGGTGGCCGCCTCCATAGGCACTGTATGCCGCGGCCCGGCGCTTTCTCGCCTCCCTGGCCAGGAAGTAGATGAGGCTGCTAAGCACCGCGAGACCGCCGACGACACCGACGACAATGCCGACGATGACGGGAGTACTTGGACCCCCCGAACTCGAGTTTGTGCCGCCTTGGTTTGAACCTGACGATCCggtcccgccgctgccactgCCTCCCGTCTGCTTGGGGCCGCCTGCGGCGCCGCTCGCTGGGTATGTCTGCTCAACCGAGGCGGTGACGCCACCGGCCGTCACTtgcgccgcggcag from Thermothielavioides terrestris NRRL 8126 chromosome 1, complete sequence includes these protein-coding regions:
- a CDS encoding uncharacterized protein (Contains conserved domain PAT1[pfam09770], Members of this family are necessary for accurate chromosome transmission.); this translates as MGRLLVATGVLALAVASARAASIGYVTDLDIFSALSALSWNIQWQTYEACPKSASDLQSCVCTKNNNLASISSKISASVSDSCGSMASDDQSSAQAVLSAYCNPGATVTFASPTAVSVYITDIPEVSNLAPCARSAMSYVVQSMTYTYCPSDAPALASCACLKNQNSVAVSRIIYTSVKEYCAGHTADISSAEAMFAAYCAMNNGTSSFPQPSNPPGDMTYYITDLPQYSSLAPCAAEALSYAVRAQTFELCPNGPQALASCVCLKDGMTSEVLKELTSSVKEICSSTATEDVTSAVAVFDFYCSAAAAQVTAGGVTASVEQTYPASGAAGGPKQTGGSGSGGTGSSGSNQGGTNSSSGGPSTPVIVGIVVGVVGGLAVLSSLIYFLAREARKRRAAAYSAYGGGHPGAGLLPFNGKSELPSDSAAAAVPFPSRPSQSTPQPGAVPARVDNVSPVSAHATTSTPPPNQAELSGQSAPYPPMPNRPELLGQAATAAAAAAPSRPVPNAPELYGQGAPQPNRPELYGQTAAFATPPPNQSELQGQGAPFYATNLNQTEYSSSPPPNQSELQGQGAQSYAANLNRSEYSSSPPPPYPGSPRPQQMQVYQHYPAGAPPPGATASAAYGQQTQSPAQPQSSWQSGPVPAFHEMDGGSHGMPQR